The following are encoded together in the Atribacterota bacterium genome:
- a CDS encoding ABC transporter permease, with amino-acid sequence MEHKKVEMKTKQENILKPSKWGRFWNNICRNWYYFSRNKLSVLGLSIVVLVILLAIFAPYMTPYPQHASSFVDFKNAGQPPSATYWLGTDPIGRDIFSRIVFALRGALLMSIVVLAIAVPIGTILGLIAGFYYRTIIDTIIMRISDIFLSVPSLVLALAIAAVLKPNMMNAMIAVTVMWWPWYTRMVYGMASSIRNEYFVVAAQLNGASSSYILFREILPNCLSPVFTKMALDVGWVLIISASLSFVGLGEQPPTPALGQMVSDGARYLPELWWMCIFPALAIVITILGFNLFGDGVRDMLQSSR; translated from the coding sequence ATGGAACATAAAAAGGTAGAAATGAAAACTAAACAAGAAAATATTCTAAAACCTAGCAAATGGGGTAGATTTTGGAATAACATTTGTCGGAATTGGTACTATTTTTCTCGAAATAAACTTTCTGTTTTAGGTTTATCTATTGTCGTTCTAGTCATTTTATTAGCTATTTTCGCTCCATATATGACTCCTTACCCACAGCATGCAAGCTCATTTGTTGACTTTAAAAATGCAGGGCAACCTCCAAGTGCAACATATTGGCTTGGAACTGATCCTATTGGAAGAGATATTTTTAGCAGAATTGTATTTGCCTTACGAGGAGCTTTATTAATGTCCATTGTAGTATTAGCAATTGCTGTGCCTATTGGGACCATTCTTGGTCTAATAGCAGGTTTTTATTACAGGACAATTATTGATACTATTATCATGCGTATTTCAGATATATTTCTCTCTGTTCCATCTCTTGTTCTTGCTTTAGCTATTGCTGCAGTTCTCAAACCAAATATGATGAATGCCATGATTGCTGTAACAGTAATGTGGTGGCCTTGGTATACCAGGATGGTTTATGGTATGGCTTCTTCTATAAGAAATGAATATTTTGTTGTTGCTGCACAATTGAATGGTGCTAGTAGTAGTTATATTCTTTTCCGTGAGATTTTACCAAATTGTCTTTCTCCAGTTTTTACTAAAATGGCATTAGATGTTGGATGGGTTCTTATCATTAGTGCTTCACTCAGTTTTGTAGGCTTAGGAGAACAACCTCCTACACCAGCTTTAGGGCAGATGGTGTCAGATGGTGCTAGATATTTACCAGAACTCTGGTGGATGTGTATTTTCCCTGCATTAGCCATAGTAATAACAATATTAGGTTTTAATCTATTTGGTGATGGAGTTCGAGATATGTTACAATCTTCCCGTTAA
- a CDS encoding ABC transporter permease, producing the protein MKLGQFILRRLLLGIFVIIGLSILIFTISRVIPGDPARLALGPRAPVEVVEQLRQELYLDKSLPVQYWIWLTNVMKGDFGRSLVTRRSVVVDIREYLPATLELVFFTAIIMVFLAILLGAIAARNKDKWIDSLIRIFAYVGVSIPAFVLAVFFILIFGYAWPILPVLGRLSSQLSIPRVTGFMVLDALIAGKLNIAWDAFKHLILPAFALALGPAFQEARITRSSMVDNMNKDYISAERGYGFSEKIIMFKYLLRPSLIPTVSVMGMDIAATIGNAFLVELIFNWPGISRYGINAMLYKDLNAISGTVLIIGLVFVLTSIIVDIIVSFLDPSIRLRGIREGENGT; encoded by the coding sequence GTGAAACTTGGACAATTCATTCTTCGACGTCTGTTGTTGGGAATATTTGTTATTATTGGTTTATCAATACTTATTTTTACTATATCTCGGGTAATACCTGGAGATCCAGCTCGCTTAGCTTTAGGACCAAGGGCACCTGTAGAAGTAGTTGAACAGCTGCGTCAAGAATTATATTTAGATAAATCATTACCAGTGCAATATTGGATTTGGCTAACTAATGTTATGAAAGGGGACTTTGGCAGATCATTAGTTACCAGAAGGTCAGTAGTTGTTGATATAAGGGAGTATCTTCCTGCAACTTTAGAGTTAGTTTTTTTTACTGCAATTATTATGGTATTTCTTGCCATTCTTCTTGGTGCAATAGCTGCTAGAAATAAAGATAAATGGATTGATAGCCTAATTCGTATTTTTGCTTATGTTGGTGTTTCTATTCCAGCTTTTGTTTTAGCAGTATTTTTTATTCTTATTTTTGGGTATGCTTGGCCAATCTTGCCCGTACTTGGACGATTAAGTTCGCAACTAAGCATTCCAAGAGTTACTGGATTTATGGTCCTTGATGCCCTCATTGCAGGAAAGTTAAATATAGCTTGGGATGCATTTAAGCATTTGATTCTACCTGCATTCGCTTTAGCATTAGGACCTGCCTTTCAAGAAGCTCGCATTACTCGTTCCAGCATGGTAGATAATATGAATAAAGACTACATTTCAGCAGAAAGAGGATATGGTTTTTCTGAAAAAATAATTATGTTTAAATATTTACTTAGACCTTCATTAATTCCCACTGTTTCTGTAATGGGAATGGATATTGCAGCAACAATTGGAAATGCATTTTTGGTTGAATTGATATTTAACTGGCCTGGGATTTCACGTTATGGTATTAATGCTATGCTTTATAAGGATTTGAATGCCATCTCTGGTACAGTATTAATAATAGGATTAGTATTTGTGTTGACTAGTATCATTGTAGATATTATTGTGTCTTTTTTAGATCCAAGTATTCGTTTACGTGGCATCAGGGAGGGAGAAAATGGAACATAA
- a CDS encoding DUF6092 family protein yields the protein MSTKNNDILSQEIYKPLFELIYYIIVSSRNLIDEPKSYGPLRMLEIARRLLNILSCGNINSPIKTKDFLKHIEITKNSITEGEDSFMTNLDNLVNDVISFLTDNQREENK from the coding sequence ATGAGTACAAAAAATAATGATATCTTGTCCCAAGAGATTTATAAACCTCTTTTTGAGTTAATTTACTACATAATAGTTAGTTCTCGTAATCTTATAGATGAACCAAAATCATATGGTCCTTTGCGTATGCTAGAAATCGCAAGAAGATTATTAAATATATTAAGTTGTGGGAATATCAATTCGCCAATTAAAACTAAAGATTTTCTTAAGCACATCGAAATTACTAAGAATAGCATCACTGAAGGAGAAGACTCTTTTATGACAAATTTAGATAACTTAGTAAACGATGTAATTTCATTTTTAACTGATAACCAGAGGGAGGAAAACAAGTGA
- a CDS encoding nitroreductase family protein, giving the protein MMNMNILEAIQGRRSIRAFKQGPIDTETLTNIIIKAAIWAPSAGNNQILRYIVINDDILLHKIGLVSPGLSGNPPALIVVCQDSNEAQLKGGLQGPKFLAIADASMSSQNIILYAYSMGLGTCVVASFHSQAVQKILNLPQSIIPIFLISIGYPEYIPEKAPSRNKEIIWFNEYKK; this is encoded by the coding sequence ATGATGAATATGAATATATTAGAAGCAATACAAGGACGACGAAGTATAAGGGCATTTAAACAAGGTCCAATAGATACGGAGACGCTAACGAATATAATTATTAAGGCTGCAATATGGGCACCTTCTGCTGGAAATAACCAGATACTGAGATATATTGTAATTAACGATGATATATTATTACATAAAATAGGATTAGTAAGTCCAGGCTTATCAGGCAATCCCCCTGCCTTGATTGTAGTTTGTCAAGATTCAAATGAGGCTCAGCTTAAAGGTGGGCTACAAGGTCCCAAATTTTTAGCAATTGCTGATGCCTCCATGTCTTCTCAGAACATTATCCTTTATGCCTATAGCATGGGTTTGGGGACTTGCGTGGTAGCTTCATTCCATAGCCAAGCTGTGCAAAAAATACTTAATTTACCCCAGTCAATAATTCCTATTTTTTTAATTTCAATCGGATATCCAGAATATATTCCCGAAAAAGCTCCATCAAGAAATAAGGAGATTATTTGGTTTAATGAGTACAAAAAATAA
- a CDS encoding M20/M25/M40 family metallo-hydrolase, with protein sequence MIQVDRMVHNFCEMVQISSESGEEQDFIQSLYVKFTNDLNANCQIDDYGNLIAKIPGRSCARGNVSPLLFAMHADTVKPGKGIKPNVLDGFVVSGGDTILGADCKAGIAEFIEAVQSANNYPPLEVVITREEEVGFGGAKNLNFNLITAKQGFLLDMDVLDKIVVGGPSHMFIDIEIIGKSAHAGMEPEKGISAIQAAAKAIAIVKDGRIDSETTSNIGIIQGGIIRNGVPENVVVKAETRSLNHEKCLSVSQIMKEVFEISARTMGAKAEVNLNLAYTAHRIPEDSSMVKIAQKALESVGINAQTVVITGGLESAIYNEKGIETIPLGNGVQNEHSTSEKIAISDMKTVVQILHYIFNYFCKD encoded by the coding sequence ATGATTCAAGTCGATAGGATGGTTCATAATTTTTGTGAAATGGTACAGATTTCTAGTGAATCTGGCGAAGAACAAGATTTTATACAATCTCTTTATGTAAAATTTACTAATGATTTGAACGCAAATTGCCAAATTGATGATTATGGAAATCTTATTGCCAAAATACCTGGTCGCTCCTGTGCTAGAGGCAATGTTTCACCATTATTATTTGCTATGCATGCAGACACTGTAAAACCTGGCAAGGGAATTAAACCTAATGTTTTAGATGGTTTTGTAGTCTCTGGTGGAGACACAATTCTTGGAGCAGATTGCAAAGCCGGGATAGCAGAATTTATTGAAGCAGTACAATCTGCAAATAATTACCCACCTTTAGAAGTGGTAATCACCAGAGAAGAAGAAGTTGGCTTTGGAGGAGCAAAAAACTTAAATTTTAACTTGATTACTGCTAAACAGGGATTTCTCTTGGATATGGATGTACTAGATAAGATAGTTGTTGGTGGACCTTCTCATATGTTTATAGATATAGAAATTATTGGTAAATCTGCACATGCTGGTATGGAACCTGAAAAAGGAATCTCTGCTATTCAAGCAGCAGCTAAAGCTATTGCAATTGTTAAAGATGGACGTATAGATTCAGAAACAACCTCAAACATCGGTATTATTCAAGGCGGTATTATTCGTAATGGTGTTCCCGAAAATGTAGTTGTTAAAGCAGAGACACGTAGTTTGAATCATGAGAAGTGCCTTTCAGTTAGTCAAATTATGAAAGAAGTATTTGAGATATCTGCCAGGACAATGGGAGCAAAAGCAGAGGTGAATTTAAATTTAGCATATACAGCTCATCGTATTCCCGAAGATAGTTCAATGGTAAAAATTGCTCAAAAGGCTTTAGAAAGTGTGGGAATTAATGCCCAAACTGTTGTTATTACTGGAGGATTAGAATCGGCAATTTACAATGAAAAAGGTATAGAAACAATTCCTTTAGGCAATGGAGTTCAAAATGAACATTCGACATCTGAAAAGATTGCTATTTCAGATATGAAAACTGTGGTTCAGATTCTACATTATATATTCAATTATTTTTGTAAGGATTAA